CTGACACGTGGCACCCGTTCCTCGGTGCCGGGACGATCGGGCACAGCGGCGCGGGCGGCTCCCAGGCCTTCGCGGACCCGTGGAGCGGCCTCGCCTACGGCTACACGCGCCGCCGGTTCGCCTTCCCGGGCGGGGCGGCCCCGGAGAACGGCCGGCTGGCGCGGGCGGTGCACGCGGCGGCGCTCGCGCTCTGAGGATCCAGCGGCCGGGGCACGGGCGGAGGCCGCACCCCACGTCCAAGGGTGCGGCCTCCGCGTGCGGAACGACTGCGGTCAGACCAGCGTCACGGTGATGTTGCCGCGGGTCGCCTTCGAGTACGGGCAGACCTCGTGCGCCTTCTCGATCAGCGACCGCGCGGTGCCCCGGTCGACCTTGGGGATGTCGGCCGAGATCTCGACGATGATCCCGAAGCCGTCCCCGTTCTTGCCGAGGCCGACCTTCGCGGTCACGGTCGAACCGGCCAGGTCGGCTCCCTCCTGACGGGCGACGACACCGAGAGCGCCCTGGAAGCAGGCGCTGTACCCGGCGGCGAAGAGCTGCTCCGGGTTGGTGCCGGCGCCGCTCCCGCCCATCTCCTTCGGGGGGTTGACGACGACGTCGAGCGTGCCGTCGTCGGTGGCGACCCGGCCGTCGCGCCCGTTCTCTGCGGTGGCGACGGCGGTGTACAGGACGTCGGACTGCTGGATCGGCATGCGGTTGTGTTCCTTAGGTCGTCCGCCGCGGCTCGCGCCCGGGCCGGGACGGATTCGGAAACAAGTTACCGCATGCCGGAATCCTGAAGGAAGGTGGGCGGCCTCCCGCGCTGTCAGAGCTTGACGATCATCTTCCCGGTGTTGTCGCCGCGCAGCACACCCAGGAACGCCTCCAGGTTGTTCTCGATGCCCTCGACGACGGTCTCGCGGTACTTCAGCTCGCCGGAGGCGACCCAGGGGGCGACCTCCTGGACGAACTGGGGCTGCAGGTCATAGTGGTCGCCGACCAGGAAGCCCTCGATGCGGCCGCGGGTCGCGATCAGGCGCGCGAGGTTCCTGGGGCCCGGGGCGGGCTCGGTGTTGTTGTAGACGGAGATCATGCCGCAGACGGCGATCCGGCCGCCCTCGTTGAGGGAGCCGATGGCCGCCTCCAGGTGGTCACCGCCGACGTTGTCGAAGTAGACGTCGATCCCGTCGGGGGCGGCGGCGCGCAGCTGCTGCGCGACGGGCCCGTCCTTGTAGTTGAAGGCGGCGTCGAAGCCGTACTCGTCCTTGAGGAGCTTCACCTTCTCGTCCGACCCGGCGGAGCCGATGACGCGGGAGGCGCCCTTCAGCCGGGCGATCTGCCCGACCTGGCCGCCCACGGCTCCGGCGGCGCCGGACACGAAGACGGCGTCGCCCTCCTTGAAGGCGGCGGTGCGCAGCAGACCCGCGTAGGCGGTGAGGCCGGTCATGCCCAGCACGCCGAGGTACGTCGACAGCGGCGCGGCGTCCGGGTCCACCTTGACGGCGTTCTTCGCGCCGACGACCGCGTACTCGCGCCATCCGAAGAAGTGCAGCACATGGTCCCCGACGGACAGCCCCTCGGCGTTCGAGGCCACGACCTCGCCGACGGCGCCGCCCTGCATGACCTTGCCGAGCTCGAAGGGGGCGACGTAGGACTTGGCGTCGCTCATGCGGCCCCGCATGTACGGGTCCACGGAGAGGTACTTGTTCCGGACGAGGACCTGCCCCTCACCCGGCTGCGGGATCTCGGCCTCGACGAAGGCGAAGTCCTCGGGCTTCGGCCAGCCGACGGGACGGCTCGCCAGGTGCCACTCACGGCTGACGGCGGGGAGAGTGGGGGTGTCGGTCATGATGCGCCTGTCCTCACTGGCTCGATGAGAATACTTCAGTACCTGAAACAACCATGCTCCTGAAAATTTCAGGTTGTCAAATAACCGGGTACCCTCGATGGCATGGCCTCCACCACACCGACGCCCCAAGAGATGACCAACCGCCCGGATCCGCTGACCCTCGAGGTCGTCGAGCTGATCGGGGAGGTCGTGGCGCGGTTCCACGAGGACTACGAGTCGGGGGCGGCGGAGCACGCCCTGACCGGTGCGCAGGCGCGGCTGCTCAGCCTGCTGTGCCTCGAACCGCTGCCGATGCGCAGGCTGGCCCAGCAGCTGAAGTGCGAGCCGTCCAACGTGACGGGGATCGTGGACCGGCTGGAGGCGCGGGGCCTGGTCGAACGACGGCCGGACCCCGCCGACCGCCGCGTGAAGGTGGCGGCGGCGACGGAGGAGGGACGCCGGGTGGCCCGGAGTCTGAGGGAGTCACTCCGCTTCGCCCGGGAGCCCCTGGCGGGGCTCTCCGAGGGGGAGCGGGTGGCACTGCGGGACACACTGCGGCGGATGCTGGGCTGACCGGCGGCCGGATCGGCCTACGGCCAGCACCCATCGGCCTACGGCCTGCGGCCACCGCCCATCGACCCACGGCCTACGGCCTACGGCCACCAGCAAAGGACCCCGCGGTCGGGCACCGGTGCCAGGGGAAACGGTGGCCCAGGATCGTCCGCAGCCGCGAACTCCGCGTGTGCGGGGACATCCCGAGGGCGGTAGGCAGCGGTTCCGCTCCTGCGGTACCGGCGAAGCCGGCCGGGCCGGACGCTACGTGCACCACCACAGGAACCGCTTGCACGGCTCGGACTCGGACGGTTCCGGTTCCGGGGCCTGCGTGGTCGGGCCCGAGGTCGGGGCCGGCTCCGGGGCGGGCGGGGCGGCCGTGGGGCCGGAGGACGGGCGGCTGGGGTCGCCTCCCGCCGTCGCCGACTCGGCGTCCTTCGTCGGTTCGTCGCCCTTCGGGGACTCCGACTTCTCGTCCTTCGGGGACTTCGAAGCGGACGGCGAATCGGATGCGGAGGGCGAGGCGGATGCCGACGCGCCGTCGGCCCCTGATGTCCTGCCGTCCGGCCCGCGGCCCGTCTCCCCCGCCTCCACCGAGGCGTCCCCGTCCGCCGACTCGCCCCCGGCCGCGGCCGGCTTGGGCGTCGAGCTGGGGGCGTCCATGCCGAGTTCCGCGAGGCTCAGGCCACCGGCCGCCAGCACGAACCCGGCCGCCACGAACAGGGTCCGGCGGCGCCGCCGGCGGTGTGCCGCGGCCTTGCGGTCCCGCCGGCTCGCCCCGCCCGGGCCGTCGGCGGCCGGACCGTGCCCACGCCCGCGCCGCCGGGCGGCGCGCCCGAGGTGCTCGCCGTCGTCATCGGTGTCGTCGGCAGCATGGTCGTCGTCGCCGTCGTCGTGGGCATGGGGGTCGTCGTACCCGTCGTACCCCTCGCGCCCGTAGGCGGGGGCGCCCGGTGCATCCGGTCCTTGCGGCCCGTCCGCCCCTGTCGGCCGTCCCGGCTCGGCGCCGGGGTGTCCGGCCGCGGTGGCGCCGTACGCGCCGTACTCCTGCCCGCGCCCGCGCAGCGATTCGGCCGAGGTGCCGCACCCAGGGCAGGCAAGGGCGCCGTTGAGGTGCCTTCGGCACGGGTCGCAGTAGTCCATGACGCGGGAAGATTAAGTTCCGCTCAGGTCACGTTCCTAGATCCAGCTGTGAAGGTTCTGTAGGGACCCGGTCCACCCAAGGTTTCGAAACCGTCGAAACCGTTATGCGCGCGACCCATTGACACCCCCATCGCCCAATCCTTACTGTCACGCCAGCATTTCGAACGTGTGACGAAATCTCGAACAGACCGAGTCGCCGGAGCACGAGCGGGACGCTGACGGAACACACTGACGGAACTGAGCCGACGAAGCTGCGAGGGACAACCGCCGTGCGCATCACCGGAATCAGCACACACGTGGTCGGGACGCCGTGGCGCAACCTGACGTACGTCCAGGTGCACACCGACGAGGGGATCACCGGAGTCGGCGAGACCCGGATGCTGGGACACACCGACGCCCTTCTCGGATACCTGAGGGAGGCCGAGGCCAATCACATTCTCGGCTCCGACCCGTTCGCTGTCGAGGACCTGGTCAAGCGCATGAAGTACGGCGACTACGGCCGTGCGGGCGAGATCGTCATGTCCGGTATCGCCGTGATCGAGATGGCCTGCTGGGACATCAAGGGCAAGGCCCTGGGCGTCCCCGTATGGCAGTTGCTGGGCGGCAAGGTCACCGACAAGGTCAAGGCGTACGCCAACGGCTGGTACACCACCGAGCGCACCCCGGAGGCCTACCACAAGGCCGCCCAGGGCGTGATGGAGCGCGGCTACCGGGCACTGAAGATCGACCCCTTCGGCACCGGTCACTTCGAGCTGGACCACCGGCAGACCCTGTACGCCGTCTCCCTGATCGAGTCGGTCCGGGACGCCATCGGCCCCGAGGCCGAGCTGATGCTGGAGATGCACGGCCGCTTCTCCCCCGCCACGGCCGTGCGCCTGGCCAAGGAGCTGGCGCCGTTCAAGCCGGCGTGGCTGGAGGAGCCCGTCCCGCCGGAGAACCTCAAGGCGCTGGAGAAGGTCGCCGCCAAGGTCGACATGCCGGTCGCCACCGGTGAGCGCATCCACGACCGGATCGAGTTCCGGGAGCTGTTCGAGAGCCAGGCCGTCGACATCATCCAGCCGGACGTCGGCCATATCGGTGGCATCTGGGAGACCAGGAAGCTCGCCGCGACCGCCGAGACGCACTACATGCTGGTGGCCCCGCACAACGTGGGCGGCTCGGTCCTGACCGCCGCGTCCCTCCAGGTCGGCTTCACCTCCCCGAACTTCAAGATCCTGGAGCACTTCAACGACTTCGCCGACGCGGAGATCAAGAAGGTGGTCAAGGGCGCCCCGCAGGTGAACCCGGAGGACGGCTGCTTCCACCTCTCCGACGCCCCGGGCCTCGGTGTGGAGCTGGACGTCGACGCCGCCGCCGAATTCCCCCAGCAGCAGGCCCGGTTCGACCTCTGGGCGGAGGGCTGGGAACAGCGCAAGCCGAAGGGCGCGCAGTGAGCACCGCGGTCGTCGTCGACGCACCCGGCGAGCACCGTCTGGTGCCGCACGAGCCCCGGCGGCCCGAGGCCGGCGAGGCGCTGGTCCGGGTGCACGCCTCGGGGATCTGCGGCAGCGACCGCGAGGTCTACCAGGGCAACCGCCCCGAGGGTTATGTGCGTTACCCGCTGACCCCGGGCCACGAGTGGTCCGGGACGGTTCAGGCCGTGGGCGCCGGTGTCCCGGAGTCCCTCGTGGGCCGCAAGGTCGTCGGTGAGGGCTTTCGGAACTGTCAGGTCTGCGACCGCTGCCACGCGGGCGACACGACGCTGTGCACGGCCGGTTACGAGGAGACCGGGTTCACCCAGCCGGGCGCGATGGCGGCCACGCTGACCCTCCCGGCCCGTCTTCTGCACACCCTCCCGGACGACTGCGACCTCACGGCCGCGGCCCTCCTGGAGCCCGCGGCGTGCATCGCGGCCGCCGCGCTGAAGGGCAACGCCCGGCCCGGCGAGCGTGTCGCCGTGGTCGGCACCGGCACCCTCGGCATGTTCGCCGTGCAGTTCCTGAAGGCGAACTCGCCGTCCGAGCTGCTGGTCGTCGGCACCCGCCGGGACCGTGAGGCGCTGTCGCGGAGTTACGGCGCGACGGACTTCCGGACGAAGGACCGGCAACTCCCGGACGACTTCGACGTGGTGATCGAGACGGCCGGGTCCGCGGACGCCGCCCGGATCTCGGCCGGCCTGCTCCGGCGGGGCGGCCGGCTGGTCCTGACCGGCATCCCGGCGCCGGGCGCGGACGGCCTGGACCCGACGGACCTCGTCGTGAAGCAGTTGGAGGTGCACACGGTCTTCGGTGCCCCGCCGGACGCCTGGGCGCACACGGTGCGGGTGTTCGCCGCCGGTCTGCTCGACCCGCTGCCGCTGGTGACGCACGAGCTGCCGCTCACCGCGTTCTCGCAGGCCATCGAGCTGGTCGGGGCCGGTGATCCGAAGGTGGGCAAGGTCCTGTTGCGCCCCTAGACGTACGCCGGTACGGGAGCGACCTGACGGCTCCCGTACCGGCGTACCCCAGCCTCGCCCTACCCAGAGCCGCGAACCTCGTCCGATATCTCGAACCGAAGGACATTCCTGTGACCGACGCTTCCACCACGGCAGCCCGCCGGCCCGGTGAGCCGGCCCTCGCCGCGCTGGGCCTGAGCGCACCCGACCCCGATCCCGCCGACACTTCCGCGCACACCTTCCCCGGCGGTGGCCGCTGGCGCACCGAGATCCCCTCCTGCGAGGGCCCCGAGGCGCTCGCGGTGGTGCTGAAGGAGGCCTCGCGGCTGGACGTGCCGATCCACCGGATCAGCCAGGGCAGCGGCGTGTGGATGCTGACCGACGCCGAGATCACCGAGATGGTCGAGTCGACCGGCGAACGCGACATCGAGCTCTGCCTGTTCACCGGCCCGCGCGGCACCTGGGACATCGGCGGGTCCACGCGTACCGACTCGCGGGGGGCCGGGCTGCGCGCCCGCGGCCACGACGCCGTCGCCGGCTGTGTCGAAGACGCCGTCAGAGCCACGGAGTTGGGCGTGAAGTGCCTGCTCGTCGCCGACGAGGGCGTGCTGTGGACGCTGCACCGGGCGCGGGCCGCCGGGATCATCCCGGCCGACACGACGCTCAAGGTCTCCGCGCTCATCGGTCCGGTCAACCCGGCGGCGTACGCGGTCTACGAGCGCCTCGGCGCGGACTCGGTCAACGTGCCCAGCGACCTGACGCTCGATCACCTCACCGAGATCCGGCGGGTGTCGGGCGCTCCGATGGACATGTACATCGAGGCCCCCGACGACCTCGGCGGCTATGTGCGGATGTACGAGGTCGCCGAACTCATCCGTCGCGGCGCCCCGTTGTACCTGAAGTTCGGCCTCTCCAAGGCGCCCGGGATCTACCCGTACGGGCACCACATGCGGGAGCTGACCCTGGCCACCGCGAAGGAGCGCGTGCGACGCGGCCGGCTCGCCCTGGATCTCCTGGCCCGTCACGGAGCGGACGGCGACATGGCGCCGCTCGGCTCCCGCCTGCCGGGCGATCTGCGGCGGTTCGACATCTCGTCATAACGTTCCGGCTACTCGCCTTACAAAAGAAGACACAGTCGCGCACAATCCCACACATCTCTTCTCGGTCTTTCCGGCACGACCACCCGGAGCCACTTCGCGCCTGAGACCGAGCCCTGCCACAGATCAAGGATGATGATCATGCGTAACCGCAGAGCCGCTCTCACCGCCATAGCCGGAGCCGCCTCCCTCGCCCTCACCCTGTCCGCCTGCGGCCAGAGCGGTGAGGGGGGCAGCAAGGAGAGCGAGGGCGACGCCAAGGGCGCCACGATCGGCATCGCGATGCCGACCAAGTCCTCCGAGCGCTGGATCGCCGACGGCAAGAACGTCGTCACGGACCTCGAGTCCAAGGGCTACAAGACCAAGCTGGTCTACGGCGAGGACGACCCCGACCAGCAGGTCTCGCAGGTCGAGAACCTGATCACGCAGGGCGTCAAGGCGCTGATCATCGCCGCGATCGACAACAAGTCGATGAACAACGTGCTCCAGCAGGCCAAGGACGCGAACATCCCGGTCATCTCCTACGACCGCCTGATCCTCGGCACCGAGAACGTCGACTACTACGCCTCGTTCGACAACGAGAAGGTCGGCGAGCTCCAGGGCACCTACATCGTCGAGAAGCTCGGCCTGAAGGACGGCTCCGGTTCGTCGTCGAAGGGCCCCTTCAACATCGAGCTGTTCGCCGGCTCCAACGACGACAACAACACCCGCTACTTCTTCCAGGGCGCGATGAGCGTCCTGCAGCCCTACATCGACAAGAAGCAGCTCGTCGTCCGCTCAGGACAGACCAAGCTCAACCAGGTCACCACCCTGCGCTGGGACGGCGGCACCGCCCAGAAGCGCATGGACGACATCCTGACCTCGGCCTACAAGAGCCAGCGCGTCGACGCCGTCCTGTCCCCCTACGACGGCATCTCCATCGGCATCCTGTCGGCGCTGAAGTCCGACGACTACGGCTCCAAGAGCAAGCCGCTGCCGGTCGTCACGGGCCAGGACGCCGAGGTCGCCTCGGTGAAGTCGATCATCGCCGGCCAGCAGTCGATGACCGTCTACAAGGACACCCGCCAGCTCGCCAAGGTGTCCTCGAACATGGTCGACGCGCTGCTCAACAAGAAGAAGCCCGAGGTCAACGACACCAAGACCTACGACAACGGCGCGAAGGTCGTCCCCGCCTACCTGCTGGAGCCGGTCGCGGTGGACAAGGCGAACTACCAGAAGGAGGTCGTCGACTCCGGCTACATCAAGGAGAGCGACCTCAAGTAGTCCCCGCCATCCACCGACGATTCACCACTGATTGGAAGGCACGACCATGGCGGGACCCGTCCTGGAAATGCGCTCGATCGTCAAGACCTTTCCCGGCGTCAAGGCGCTGTCGGACGTCACGCTGACCGTCCGGCAGGGCGAGGTCCACGCCATCTGCGGGGAGAACGGCGCCGGCAAGTCGACCCTGATGAAGGTCCTCTCCGGCGTCCACCCGCACGGCACGTACGAGGGCGACATCCTCTTCGAGGGAGAGGTCTGCCAGTTCAAGGACATCCGGGCCAGCGAAGAGCGTGGCATCGTGATCATCCACCAGGAACTGGCCCTGGTGCCCTACCTCTCCCTCGCCGAGAACATCTTCCTCGGCAACGAGCACGCCACCCGCGGGATCATCAGCTGGACCGAGACCCTCCGGCACGCCACCGAACTGCTGCGCCGGGTCGGCCTGTCGGACCACCCCGACACCCGCGTCGCCGACATCGGCGTGGGCAAGCAGCAGCTGGTGGAGATCGCGAAGGCCCTGTCGAAGAAGGTCAAGCTGCTGATCCTCGATGAGCCGACGGCCGCGCTGAACGACGAGGACAGCGGCAAACTCCTGGATCTGATCCTGGAGTTGAAGAAGCAGGGCATCACCTCGATCATCATCTCCCACAAGCTCAACGAGATCCGCAAGGTCGCCGACTCGGTGACGATCCTGCGCGACGGCAAGACCATCGAGACCCTCGACGTGAAGGCCGCGGAGACCACCGAGGACCGGATCATCAGCGGGATGGTCGGCCGCGACCTGGAGAACCGCTTTCCCGAGAGGTCGCCGCACGAGCCCGAGGAGGGCGCGGCGCCCGCCCTGGAGATCCGGGGCTGGACCGTGCACCACCCCATCGACCAGCAGCGCAAGGTGTGCGACGACGTCTCGCTCCATGTGCGGCGCGGGGAGATCGTCGGCATCGCGGGCCTGATGGGCGCCGGGCGCACCGAACTCGCGATGAGCGTCTTCGGCCGGACCTACGGCCGGTACGCGGACGGCACGGTCCTCAAGGACGGCAAGGAGATCCGCACGAAGACCGTCCCGGAGGCGGTCAAGCACGGCATCGCCTATGTGACCGAGGACCGCAAGCACTACGGCCTCAACCTCATCGACACCATCAACCGGAACATCTCGCTGAGCGCCCTGGGCAAGGTCGCGAGGCGCGGTGTGGTCGACGAGCACGAGGAGCGGCAGGTCGCCGAGAGCTTCCGCACGTCCATGAACATCAAGGCCCCGACGGTGTTCGAGCCGGTGGGCAAGCTGTCCGGCGGCAACCAGCAGAAGGTCGTCCTCAGCAAGTGGATCTTCTCGGGTCCGGACGTGCTGATCCTGGACGAGCCGACGCGCGGTATCGACGTCGGCGCCAAGTACGAGATCTACACGGTCATCGACCAGCTGGCCGCCCAGGGCAAGGCGGTCGTCTTCATCTCCTCCGAGCTGCCCGAGCTGCTCGGCATGTGCGACCGCATCTACACGATGGCCGCGGGGCGGCTGACGGGTGAGTTCTCGCGGGCCGAGGCCTCCCAGGAATCGCTGATGCGTCAGATGACGAAGGACAAAGAGGTAACCCGATGAGCACGGACGTGACCGCCAAGAGCCCGGCCCCCGCGCCGCCGGGCAAGAGCGGAGGGGCCGCGGGCGACGGCCTGTTGCAGCTGGTGATGGACGGCCTGCGCCGCAACATGCGGCAGTACGGCATGCTGATCGCGCTGGGCCTGATCGTGGTCCTGTTCGCCGTCTGGACCGACGGTGACCTGCTGCTGCCGCGCAACGTCTCCAACCTGGTGCTGCAGAACAGCTACATCCTGATCCTCGCGATCGGCATGATGCTGGTCATCATCGCCGGCCACATCGACCTCTCGGTCGGCTCACTGACGGCGTTCGTCGGGTCGATGGCCGCCGTCTTCATGGTCAAACAGGACCTTCCCTGGCCCCTCGCCGTTATCCTCTGCCTGGCCGTGGGCGCGGTCGCCGGTGCCGTCCAGGGGTTCTTCATCGCGTACGGCGGGATACCGTCGTTCATCGTGACCCTGGCGGGCATGCTGATCTTCCGCGGTCTGACGGAGATCTTCCTGGAGGGCCAGACCCTCGGCCCCTTCCCGGACGGGCTGCAGAAGGTCGCCAATGGATTCCTGCCCGAGGTCGGGCCCAACACGAACTACCACAACCTCACACTGCTGCTCGGCTTCGCGATGATCGCCTTCGTGATCTTCCAGGAGGTCCGTGACCGCAAGCGGCAGCAGGAGTTCGACCTGGACGTCCCGCCCGCCAAGCTGTTCCTGCTGAAGCTGGTCGCGATCGGCGCCGCGGTGCTGACGCTCACCATGCTGCTGGCCAGCTACAAGGGCGCCCCGATCGTGCTGCTCATCCTGGGCGTGCTGCTCGTCGGCTTCGGCTACGTCATGCGCAACGCGATCATCGGCCGTCACATCTACGCGATCGGCGGCAACCTCCCGGCGGCCAAGCTGTCGGGTGTGAAGGACAAGAAGGTCACCTTCCTGGTCTTCCTGAACATGGGCATGCTCGCGGCCCTGGCGGGTCTGGTCTTCGCCGCCCGCTTCAACGCGGCCTCTCCCAAGGCCGGCCTCAACTTCGAGCTGGAGGCGATCGCGGCCTCGTTCATCGGCGGTGCGTCGATGAGCGGCGGTGTCGGCACCGTGCTCGGCGCGATCATCGGTGGCCTGGTCCTGGGCGTGCTGAACAACGGTATGAACCTCGTCGGCATCGGCACCGACTGGCAGCAGGTCATCAAGGGCCTGGTGCTGCTGGCGGCGGTCGGGTTCGACGTGTGGAACAAGCGCAAGGTCGGTTCGTAAGTCAGATCGGGGCCCCGCCACAACGGCGGGGCCCTCTCCTTGTTATGGGAGCCGCACATGGAACTGAACAGACGCACGGTCATCGCGGGAGCAGCGGCGGCGGGCATGGCCGCCACCACGCTCGGCGGCACGGCGCACGCCACGGGAGGCAGGAAGCCGGTGAAGACGCTCTTCGGCAAGCTGGCCGACGGCACCAAGGTCCACAGCTGGTCGCTGGAGAACGGCGGCACCCGCCTGAAGGTCCTCTCCTGGGGCGGAGTCGTCCAGTCCCTGGAGATCCCCGACCGTCGCGGCCGCTACGCCAATGTCTCCGCGGGCTTCGACAACCTCGCGGACTACGTCGCCAAGACCCCGTACTTCGGCGCGCTGATCGGCCGGTACGGCAACCGCATCGGCAAGGGCAGGTTCACCCTCGACGGCACGAACCACCAGCTGTCCGTGAACGACGGCGAGCAGAGCCTGCACGGCGGCGTCCAGGGCTTCGACAAGCGCGTGTGGGACGTCGAGCCGTTCACCGAGGGCTCCGACGTCGGCCTGCACCTGTACTACACGAGCGTCGACGGCGAGATGGGCTACCCGGGCACGCTCAGGACGAAGGTGACGTACACGCTCACCCGGCACGGCGACTGGCGCATCGACTACGAGGCGACCACGGACAAGGCCACCGTCGTCAACCTCACCAGCCACGTCTACTGGAACCTGGCCGGCGAGGGCAGCGGCACGATCGAGGACCACGAGCTGCACATCGCCGCGTCCCGCTACACGCCCACCGACGCGGGCCTGATCCCCACCGGCGAGCTGGCCAAGGTCGCGGGCACGCCGTTCGACTTCACGCGGGCGAAGCCGATAGGCCGGGACATCCGCGTCTCGCACCCGCAGCTGGTCACCGCCAAGGGCTTCGACCACAACTGGGTCCTCGACAAGGGCGTCACCACCCGGCCCGAGCACGTCGCGACCCTGCGCGACCCGGCCTCCGGCCGGTCCTTGAAGATCGCCACGAACGAGCCGGGCC
The Streptomyces tuirus genome window above contains:
- a CDS encoding aldose epimerase family protein gives rise to the protein MELNRRTVIAGAAAAGMAATTLGGTAHATGGRKPVKTLFGKLADGTKVHSWSLENGGTRLKVLSWGGVVQSLEIPDRRGRYANVSAGFDNLADYVAKTPYFGALIGRYGNRIGKGRFTLDGTNHQLSVNDGEQSLHGGVQGFDKRVWDVEPFTEGSDVGLHLYYTSVDGEMGYPGTLRTKVTYTLTRHGDWRIDYEATTDKATVVNLTSHVYWNLAGEGSGTIEDHELHIAASRYTPTDAGLIPTGELAKVAGTPFDFTRAKPIGRDIRVSHPQLVTAKGFDHNWVLDKGVTTRPEHVATLRDPASGRSLKIATNEPGLQFYSGNFLDGTLTGPSGRTYRQGDALCLETQHFPDSPNKPKFPSTVLRPGQTYRTTTIHTFGR